Proteins from a single region of Theobroma cacao cultivar B97-61/B2 chromosome 10, Criollo_cocoa_genome_V2, whole genome shotgun sequence:
- the LOC18585972 gene encoding 7-deoxyloganetic acid glucosyltransferase, protein MEKGEQSEACPHVLIFPLPLQGHVNSMFKLAELLALTGFKVTFLYSEHNHGRLVKYTNVSAHFASYPGFEFRTVPDGLPDDHPRSGDWFLEMYYAMETKAKLSLREMLLNINPPVDCIIGDGFLGFVLDVAKELGIPVFYFRTSSACCFWAYYSIPDIIQAGEIPIRGIEDMNRLITTVPGMETFLRCRDLPSFCRASDMANSTIQLVVEQTRKSPQAHALILNTFEDLDRPILSHIRTKCPHVYTIGPIHALLNTRLKAKRGASSQFSNSLWEVDRNCISWLDKQPKQSVVYVSFGSITIPSREQLTELWYGLVNSKRRFLWVVRPNSVTGKDGQGEDVPVELLEGTKERGCIVGWAPQEEVLNHPAVGGFLTHSGWNSTLESVVAGVPMICWPYFADQQVNSRFVSEVWKLGLDMKDVCDRKVVEKMVNDLMMDRREEFVKSAAEMAKLAKESVNVGGSSYCNLDRLIEDIRLMSLKKP, encoded by the exons ATGGAAAAAGGTGAGCAATCAGAAGCTTGTCCTCATGTTCTCATCTTCCCTCTCCCACTGCAAGGCCATGTAAACTCTATGTTCAAGCTAGCTGAACTGCTAGCTCTCACTGGCTTCAAAGTCACCTTCCTATACTCCGAGCACAACCATGGACGCCTGGTCAAGTACACCAATGTTAGTGCCCATTTTGCAAGCTACCCTGGATTTGAATTCAGGACAGTACCTGATGGTCTCCCTGATGATCATCCGAGGTCAGGGGATTGGTTCCTGGAGATGTATTATGCCATGGAAACGAAAGCCAAGCTGAGCTTGAGAGAGATGCTGCTCAACATCAACCCACCAGTGGACTGCATCATAGGAGATGGATTTTTAGGATTTGTTCTTGATGTTGCTAAGGAGCTTGGAATCCCCGTCTTTTATTTTCGTACCAGCAGTGCTTGTTGCTTTTGGGCTTATTATTCTATCCCTGATATAATTCAAGCTGGGGAGATTCCTATCAGAG gaaTTGAAGATATGAATCGCCTGATAACAACTGTACCAGGCATGGAAACTTTTCTTCGATGTCGAGACCTTCCCAGTTTCTGCCGAGCAAGCGACATGGCCAATTCAACAATCCAACTTGTTGTTGAGCAGACACGAAAGAGTCCCCAAGCGCATGCCTTGATACTAAACACGTTTGAAGATCTTGATAGGCCTATCTTGTCTCACATACGCACCAAATGCCCTCATGTCTACACCATTGGACCCATCCATGCTCTGCTAAACACCAGGCTCAAGGCCAAACGCGGTGCATCATCTCAATTTTCCAATAGCCTTTGGGAAGTGGATAGAAATTGCATTTCATGGCTCGATAAGCAGCCAAAGCAATCCGTTGTCTATGTAAGTTTTGGTAGCATTACGATCCCATCGAGAGAGCAACTTACAGAGCTTTGGTATGGACTTGTTAACAGTAAAAGGAGGTTCTTGTGGGTTGTAAGGCCAAATTCTGTGACAGGAAAAGACGGCCAGGGGGAGGATGTTCCGGTGGAGCTTTTGGAAGGGACAAAGGAGCGAGGATGTATCGTGGGTTGGGCACCGCAAGAGGAAGTGTTGAACCATCCGGCTGTTGGCGGGTTCTTGACTCATAGTGGTTGGAACTCTACTTTGGAAAGTGTGGTGGCAGGTGTGCCTATGATATGTTGGCCTTATTTTGCTGACCAACAGGTGAACAGCAGGTTTGTGAGTGAAGTTTGGAAACTAGGATTGGATATGAAGGATGTGTGTGATAGAAAGGTAGTGGAAAAGATGGTGAATGATTTAATGATGGATAGAAGGGAGGAGTTCGTGAAATCAGCAGCTGAAATGGCTAAGCTAGCCAAAGAATCTGTCAATGTCGGTGGGTCTTCTTATTGCAATTTGGACCGTCTAATTGAGGACATTAGActaatgagtttgaaaaaacCATGA
- the LOC18585973 gene encoding UDP-glycosyltransferase 76C2: MENHEVIQMENMKGRGVMLFPLPFQGHLNPMFQLANTLHAKGFSITIIHTQFNSPNPSNYPHFRFCSIADGLSENQVVSSEIDDLIALVKILNSNCVTPFRDCLAKLLSSNVEDPIVCLVTDALWHFTQPVADGLKLPRIVLRTSNVFSFLVHKSLPSLHERGYLSVQDSQAENHVPEFSPLKFKDIHRVETSHLESVLQFSSIIIQEVKASSGLIFNSNEDLEQEALTKCSLDFPIPTFAIGPFHKYFPASSCSSLLPQDQSCISWLDKQAPNSVIYVSFGSLAAMNEADFLEVAWGLANSKQPFLWVVRPGLVHGSEWLELLPNGFLEMLGGRGNIVKWAPQQEVLAHPSTGGFWTHCGWNSSLESLCEGVPMICQPSFGDQKVNARYISHVWKVGVHLEFKIERGEIEKAIKRLMVDAEGQEMRDRVKLLKEKMNLCLNPGGSSYKSLDNLVTYMLSL, translated from the exons ATGGAGAATCATGAAGTCATTCAAATGGAGAACATGAAAGGAAGGGGAGTCATGCTCTTCCCACTGCCATTTCAAGGCCACCTAAATCCTATGTTTCAGCTTGCCAACACACTCCATGCCAAAGGCTTTTCCATTACCATAATCCACACTCAGTTCAACTCTCCAAACCCCTCAAACTACCCTCATTTCAGGTTCTGTTCAATAGCTGATGGATTGTCGGAAAACCAAGTCGTTTCATCAGAAATTGACGATCTTATAGCCCTCGTCAAAATCCTCAATTCTAATTGTGTAACCCCTTTTCGCGATTGCTTGGCTAAGTTGCTATCTAGCAACGTGGAGGATCCCATTGTTTGCTTAGTTACGGATGCTTTATGGCACTTTACTCAACCTGTTGCCGATGGCCTTAAGCTTCCAAGGATTGTGTTAAGGACCAGCAATGTCTTTTCCTTCCTCGTTCACAAGTCCCTGCCATCTCTGCACGAAAGGGGCTACCTCTCAGTTCAAG ACTCTCAAGCAGAAAACCATGTCCCAGAGTTTTCACCACTCAAATTCAAAGACATTCATAGGGTTGAAACAAGCCATCTGGAAAGCGTTCTTCAATTCTCGTCTATTATAATTCAAGAAGTTAAGGCCTCTTCAGGACTTATATTTAACTCCAATGAAGACCTTGAACAAGAAGCTCTAACAAAATGTTCCCTGGACTTTCCTATCCCAACTTTTGCAATAGGTCCTTTCCACAAATACTTTCCAGCCTCTTCCTGCAGTAGCTTACTACCTCAAGACCAGAGCTGCATATCATGGCTAGACAAACAAGCACCCAACTCTGTGATCTATGTTAGCTTTGGAAGTCTAGCAGCTATGAACGAGGCTGATTTCTTAGAGGTAGCTTGGGGGCTGGCCAACAGCAAGCAGCCCTTCTTGTGGGTGGTTCGACCAGGGTTAGTCCATGGCTCAGAATGGCTTGAACTATTGCCAAATGGGTTCCTAGAAATGCTAGGTGGAAGAGGCAACATAGTGAAATGGGCTCCCCAACAAGAAGTGCTGGCACACCCTTCAACAGGGGGATTTTGGACACACTGTGGTTGGAATTCAAGCCTGGAGAGTTTATGTGAAGGGGTTCCCATGATTTGCCAACCTTCTTTTGGTGACCAGAAGGTGAATGCaagatatataagccatgtttgGAAAGTTGGGGTGCATCTAGAGTTCAAGATAGAGAGAGGGGAGATAGAGAAGGCAATCAAAAGACTGATGGTGGATGCAGAGGGACAGGAAATGAGAGACAGAGTCAAGTTACTGAAGGAAAAGATGAATCTTTGTCTTAATCCTGGAGGTTCCTCATACAAATCTCTGGACAACCTGGTTACGTACATGTTATCCTTGTAG
- the LOC18585978 gene encoding LOW QUALITY PROTEIN: UDP-glycosyltransferase 76C4 (The sequence of the model RefSeq protein was modified relative to this genomic sequence to represent the inferred CDS: inserted 1 base in 1 codon) produces MENHEVIQMENMKGRGVVLFPLPLQGHLNPMFQLANILHAKGFSITIIHTQFNSANPSNYPHFRFCSIADGLSENQFVSSDVYDLIALIKILNSNCVTPFRDCLSKLLSSNVEDPIVCLVTDALWYFTQPVADGFKLPRIVLRTSNVFSFLVHKSMPSLHERGYLSVQDSQAENHVPEFSPLKFKDIHRVETSHLESVLQFSSIIIQEVKASSGLIFNSNEDLEHEXLKKCSLDFPIPTFAIGPFHKYFPASSYSSLLPQDQSCMSWLDKQAPNSVIYVSFGSIVAVNEADFLEVAWGLANSKQPFLWVVRPGLVHGSEWLDLLPNGFLEMLGGRGNMVKWAPQQEVLAHPSTGGFWTRCGWNSTLESLCEGVPMICQPSFADQKANARYISHVWKVGVHLEFKIERGEIKEAIKRLMVDGEGQEMRDRVELLKEKMNLCLKPGGSSHKSLDNLVTYMLSL; encoded by the exons ATGGAGAATCATGAAGTCATTCAAATGGAGAACATGAAAGGAAGGGGAGTCGTACTCTTCCCACTGCCACTTCAAGGCCACCTAAATCCTATGTTTCAGCTTGCTAACATCCTCCATGCCAAAGGCTTTTCCATTACCATAATCCACACTCAGTTCAACTCCGCAAACCCCTCAAACTACCCTCATTTCAGGTTCTGTTCAATAGCTGATGGATTATCGGAAAACCAATTCGTTTCATCAGATGTTTACGATCTTATAGCCCTCATCAAAATCCTCAATTCGAATTGTGTAACCCCTTTTCGCGATTGCTTGTCTAAGTTGCTATCTAGCAACGTGGAGGATCCCATTGTTTGCTTAGTTACGGATGCTTTATGGTACTTTACTCAACCTGTTGCCGATGGCTTTAAGCTTCCAAGGATTGTGTTAAGGACCAGCAATGTCTTTTCCTTCCTCGTTCACAAGTCCATGCCATCTCTGCACGAAAGGGGCTACCTCTCAGTGCAAG ACTCTCAAGCAGAAAACCACGTCCCAGAGTTTTCACCACTCAAATTCAAAGACATTCATAGGGTTGAAACAAGCCATCTGGAAAGCGTACTTCAATTCTCGTCTATTATAATTCAAGAAGTTAAGGCCTCTTCAGGACTTATATTTAACTCCAATGAAGACCTTGAACATG CTCTAAAAAAATGTTCCCTGGACTTTCCTATCCCAACTTTTGCAATAGGTCCTTTCCACAAATACTTTCCAGCCTCTTCCTACAGTAGCTTACTACCTCAAGACCAGAGCTGCATGTCATGGCTAGACAAACAAGCACCCAACTCTGTGATCTATGTTAGCTTTGGAAGTATAGTAGCTGTGAACGAGGCTGATTTCTTGGAGGTAGCTTGGGGGCTGGCCAACAGCAAGCAGCCCTTCTTGTGGGTGGTTCGACCGGGGTTAGTCCATGGCTCAGAGTGGCTTGACCTATTGCCAAATGGGTTCCTAGAAATGCTAGGTGGAAGAGGCAACATGGTGAAATGGGCTCCCCAACAAGAAGTGCTAGCCCACCCTTCAACAGGGGGATTTTGGACACGTTGTGGTTGGAATTCAACCCTGGAGAGTTTATGTGAAGGGGTTCCCATGATTTGCCAACCTTCTTTTGCTGACCAGAAGGCCAATGCaagatatataagccatgtttgGAAAGTTGGGGTGCATCTAGAGTTCAAGATAGAGAGAGGGGAGATAAAGGAGGCAATCAAAAGACTGATGGTGGATGGAGAGGGACAGGAAATGAGAGACAGAGTCGAGTTACTGAAGGAAAAGATGAATCTTTGTCTTAAGCCTGGAGGTTCCTCACACAAATCTCTGGACAACCTGGTTACTTACATGTTATCCTTGTAG
- the LOC18585980 gene encoding uncharacterized protein LOC18585980 produces the protein MAEQLDDAEFWLPAKFLTDDDIVMEKENLKNKNGGNNTELLIPSHGFPTEFPYEFDSFDSSSALSSPVESVVGSTETESGDEDEFLAGLTRRLAHSTSQKFTVPVLSLDKTEKSGVLASSPQSTLSGLGSWSTSSNGSPNGPSQVPSPPTTPFGAQNDTWDLIYAAAGQVARLKMSNEAPKYTSFNYGRGLPKAQSHAVMRNSSSGLYPSQGLSYNLAQTNQYHGRQEQVLKPQCGAVMARQVKASNWQAQLQQQQQQHIQSRARNNNVVGVRPLGLPQSSWPPLQVQSQQQQQPQHNSGSGMRAMFLSGSGSVKRECAGTGVFLPRRYGNPPEPRKKSGCSTVLLPAKVVQALNLNFDDTNGHVQPHINPSFASNYDALLARRNALSTQARRGYRPEGGLNHEIHLPQEWTY, from the exons ATGGCTGAACAGCTGGACGACGCTGAGTTTTGGCTTCCGGCCAAGTTTTTAAcggatgatgatattgttaTGGAGAAAGAGAACCTTAAGAACAAAAACGGTGGCAACAACACCGAGTTGTTGATACCGAGTCATGGTTTCCCGACTGAGTTCCCCTATGAGTTCGACTCGTTTGATTCCTCCTCTGCTCTAAGCTCTCCTGTCGAATCCGTTGTTGGGTCTACCGAGACTGAGAGCGGTGACGAGGATGAGTTCCTTGCTGGGTTGACTCGCCGACTTGCTCACTCAACGAGTCAGAAATTCACTGTTCCTGTCCTTTCCCTGGACAAAACCGAG AAAAGTGGAGTCTTGGCGAGTTCACCACAGTCGACTCTGAGTGGACTCGGAAGCTGGTCAACTTCAAGCAATGGCAGCCCGAATGGCCCTTCTCAAGTTCCTTCCCCTCCAACAACTCCTTTTGGTGCTCAAAATGACACTTGGGATCTCATATATGCCGCAGCTGGCCAAGTTGCAAGGCTGAAAATGAGCAATGAAGCACCTAAATACACCAGCTTCAACTATGGAAGAGGCCTCCCCAAGGCCCAAAGTCATGCCGTCATGAGGAACTCGAGCTCTGGGCTGTATCCAAGTCAGGGTCTTTCTTATAATCTTGCTCAAACAAATCAg TATCATGGAAGGCAGGAACAAGTGTTAAAACCTCAGTGCGGTGCTGTTATGGCAAGGCAAGTGAAGGCAAGCAACTGGCAAGCACAGCTTCAACAACAGCAACAGCAGCACATCCAGAGTAGAGCAAGGAATAATAATGTTGTTGGGGTTAGACCCTTGGGGTTGCCTCAGTCTTCATGGCCTCCTCTTCAAGTTCAATctcagcagcagcagcagcctCAGCACAACTCTGGTTCTGGCATGAGAGCTATGTTTCTCAGTGGATCTGGTAGCGTTAAAAGAGAGTGTGCTGGAACTGGTGTCTTCTTGCCTCGTAGATATGGCAACCCTCCCGAACCTCGCAAGAAATCAG GTTGCTCAACAGTTCTACTCCCAGCAAAGGTTGTTCAGGCTCTGAATCTGAACTTTGATGATACTAATGGTCATGTTCAGCCACATATCAATCCCAGCTTTGCATCAAACTATG ATGCTTTGTTGGCCAGAAGAAATGCACTCTCGACACAAGCAAGGAGAGGTTATAGACCAGAGGGAGgcttaaatcatgaaatacaTCTCCCCCAGGAGTGGACTTATTGA
- the LOC108663581 gene encoding probable F-box protein At1g44080 translates to MFVFWNQFLHFLRTQFGNSLSTSRRKAFLSFLFSIFQLFLTVQDYRKVRDGQTSCKFLVLCVSSFGKIGIEILLVLLNLVAGLDLLLGFLEVKFGDVLSRFKKNFIPSLLLIVSGFLPLLLVLFGVTNDRIATFTGYFWSACKDCKSPCVSFFCTDVIQNLPFVISVLVLLLQTHNEDFHRLFQPQLKFCRSRANFAKLPDDVILNISNRLTSSEDLVAFVGVYRSWRSACLNRRCGPRHQFPRLMLSDRENRSTKSFYSVGRNKIYELELPQACGKRCHGSNHGWIVTMDPDLRAHLLHPLSQAQLSLPKLNTIRNPIGVLVPVDPFRFIHKCILLKTSPSQDEFLVMVIFGPKHRLAFAKPGSVGWTTVVGADGFKDILLFKGQIHAICGEGRLLRFRSDDPESTHRIIAYPPEGVFRDERIYLLESSGELLGVFRFSSSTPFEKRYDTKRFFVYMLDSDNDGNLGTWLRLNHLGDRALFVGEGNSWSVCTANILNCRSNCIYFTDDNWDQKVRGEEQTLVGPDIGVFDMVSKKIERLELGPHSPCYHSRSVWFTPSLLPYKNYQA, encoded by the coding sequence ATGTTTGTTTTCTGGAACCAATTTCTACATTTTCTGCGAACCCAATTCGGCAACTCCCTCTCTACGTCTAGAAGGAAGGCCTTTTTATCTTTCCTGTTTTCTATCTTTCAGCTCTTTCTGACCGTTCAGGACTATCGTAAAGTTAGAGATGGTCAGACATCTTGTAAGTTTCTTGTTCTTTGTGTTTCATCCTTTGGCAAAATAGGAATTGAGATCCTTTTGGTTTTACTTAATTTAGTTGCTGGCCTAGATTTACTTCTAGGTTTTCTAGAAGTCAAGTTTGGCGACGTCCTCTCTAGATTTAAAAAGAACTTTATACCTTCACTGCTTTTGATCGTTTCGGGGTTTCTCCCGCTGTTACTGGTGCTGTTTGGAGTTACAAATGATCGGATAGCTACTTTCACCGGCTACTTTTGGTCCGCCTGCAAAGATTGTAAATCTCCTTGTGTTTCATTCTTTTGCACCGACGTAATTCAAAACCTTCCCTTTGTAATTAGTGTATTAGTTCTTCTGCTACAGACACACAACGAGGACTTCCATAGATTATTTCAACCGCAACTTAAATTTTGCCGATCAAGAGCTAATTTTGCCAAACTTCCTGATGATGTCATTTTAAACATCAGTAATCGGTTAACATCTTCTGAAGATTTGGTCGCATTCGTAGGGGTCTATCGTTCATGGCGTTCTGCTTGTTTAAACAGGCGCTGCGGACCACGCCATCAGTTTCCACGGCTCATGCTTTCTGATAGAGAGAACAGGTCCACCAAAAGTTTTTATAGTGTTGGCCGGAACAAGATTTATGAACTAGAGCTACCCCAGGCTTGTGGAAAGCGATGTCATGGTTCTAATCATGGCTGGATTGTGACTATGGATCCTGATCTACGAGCCCACCTTTTACACCCGCTGTCGCAAGCTCAACTCAGCCTTCCAAAATTAAACACCATTCGGAATCCAATAGGTGTGCTTGTGCCCGTTGATCCCTTTCGTTTCATTCACAAATGCATTCTACTCAAGACCTCCCCTTCCCAGGATGAGTTTCTTGTTATGGTGATATTTGGGCCAAAGCATAGGTTGGCTTTTGCTAAACCTGGATCTGTTGGATGGACGACCGTTGTGGGTGCGGATGGTTTCAAAGATATTCTTCTTTTCAAGGGCCAAATCCATGCCATTTGTGGTGAAGGAAGGCTTCTGCGCTTTAGATCTGATGATCCTGAATCAACACATAGGATTATTGCCTATCCTCCTGAAGGTGTCTTCAGAGATGAAAGAATATATCTTCTGGAGTCATCAGGAGAACTTTTGGGCGTTTTCCGATTTTCATCCAGCACTCCTTTTGAGAAGAGGTATGACACAAAAAGGTTCTTCGTCTACATGCTCGACTCCGACAACGATGGCAATCTAGGGACTTGGCTGAGATTAAACCACTTGGGGGATCGGGCATTATTCGTTGGAGAGGGCAATTCTTGGTCCGTTTGTACTGCCAATATCCTCAATTGCAGAAGCAACTGTATATACTTCACAGATGACAATTGGGATCAAAAGGTGAGAGGAGAAGAACAGACGTTAGTAGGCCCTGACATTGGTGTATTTGACATGGTGAGCAAGAAAATCGAACGTCTGGAATTGGGTCCACACTCTCCTTGTTATCATTCCAGGTCCGTATGGTTTACTCCTAGTCTCCTACCTTACAAGAACTACCAAGCTTGA
- the LOC18585971 gene encoding 7-deoxyloganetic acid glucosyltransferase yields MEPGKSQAPSPHILIFPLPIQGPVNAMLKLAELCATAGLKVTFLNSEYNHSRLVRFANIPSRFDKYPGFEFRTISDGLPGDHPRSGNRLMEIFEAMNMRTKPLLKDMLVEMIPPVDCIIGDGILEFVLDVANELGIPIINCRTIGACFLWSNYSIPDMIEAGELPIKGSEDMDRPITAVPGMEKFLRCRDLPSFCRASNMSDSTLLRYGTVTRKSFTASGVILNTFEELEGPILSQIRSKCPNVYTIGPLNEHFKTRMSLENGVSSQSSNYFWEVDRSCMSWLDRQPNQSVVYVSFGSIAVMSDEQIMEFWHGLVNSKRRFLWVVRPDSVAGKGFQGEDTPKELVEGTKDRGYIVGWAAQEEVLSHRAVGGFLTHSGWNSTMESIVAGVPMLCWPYFADQQLNSRFVGEVWKLGIDMKDVCDRKVVEKMVNDLMVERKDEFVKSAAAMASLAKDCVSVGGPSYCNFDRLIEDIKTISLKNHD; encoded by the exons ATGGAACCAGGCAAGTCCCAAGCTCCTTCTCCTCATATACTCATCTTCCCCCTCCCAATTCAAGGCCCTGTAAACGCCATGCTTAAGCTGGCTGAACTCTGTGCCACAGCGGGCCTAAAAGTTACTTTCCTCAACTCTGAGTACAACCACAGCCGCCTGGTTCGTTTTGCCAATATTCCTTCCCGTTTCGATAAATATCCTGGATTCGAGTTCAGGACTATTTCTGATGGTCTTCCAGGGGATCATCCAAGGTCAGGCAATCGgttaatggaaatttttgaagCTATGAACATGAGAACCAAGCCGCTTTTGAAAGATATGTTGGTCGAGATGATCCCACCGGTGGATTGCATTATAGGAGATGGGATTTTGGAGTTTGTTCTTGATGTTGCTAATGAACTTGGAATTCCCATCATTAACTGTCGTACTATTGGTGCTTGTTTCTTGTGGTCAAATTATTCCATCCCTGATATGATTGAAGCTGGGGAGCTCCCAATCAAAG GAAGTGAAGACATGGATCGGCCAATAACAGCCGTGCCAGGCATGGAGAAATTTCTTAGGTGCCGAGATCTTCCGAGTTTCTGTCGAGCCAGTAACATGTCAGATTCAACTCTCCTACGGTACGGTACAGTGACACGAAAGAGCTTTACTGCCAGTGGAGTTATACTCAACACATTTGAAGAACTTGAAGGACCAATATTGTCTCAAATACGCAGCAAATGCCCCAATGTTTACACCATTGGACCTCTTAATGAACACTTCAAGACAAGGATGAGCCTGGAAAATGGGGTGTCGTCTCAATCTTCAAACTATTTTTGGGAAGTGGACAGAAGTTGCATGTCATGGCTTGATAGGCAACCAAATCAATCAGTTGTTTATGTAAGTTTTGGTAGCATTGCTGTGATGTCAGATGAGCAAATTATGGAGTTTTGGCATGGGCTTGTCAACAGTAAAAGGAGATTTCTGTGGGTTGTAAGGCCAGATTCCGTGGCTGGAAAAGGCTTCCAGGGAGAGGATACTCCCAAAGAGCTTGTGGAAGGGACTAAGGACAGAGGGTACATTGTTGGTTGGGCCGCGCAAGAGGAGGTCTTAAGCCACCGTGCTGTCGGTGGGTTCTTGACTCACAGTGGGTGGAACTCGACCATGGAGAGCATAGTGGCAGGGGTGCCTATGTTATGCTGGCCTTACTTTGCTGATCAGCAACTGAATAGTAGATTTGTGGGTGAAGTGTGGAAACTAGGGATAGACATGAAAGATGTTTGTGATAGGAAAGTTGTTGAGAAAATGGTGAATGATCTGATGGTGGAAAGAAAGGATGAGTTTGTGAAATCAGCTGCTGCAATGGCTAGTTTGGCCAAAGATTGTGTCAGTGTTGGTGGTCCTTCTTATTGTAATTTCGATCGTCTGATCGAGGACATAAAAACCATAAGCTTGAAGAATCATGATTAG
- the LOC18585979 gene encoding UDP-glycosyltransferase 76F1: MERQSSKEMEQRKGRRLVLFPLPLQGHINPMLHLANILHSRGYSITIIHTNFNSPDPSNYPHFTFHFFSENLPEDGTCATDLIAFLSLLNTRCGPPFRQCLANLLSETSEEPVACLISDAILYFTQEVANELKLPRLVLRTGAASSFCVFTAFPLLKERGYIPIQDSRLEEPVVELPPLRVKDLPVIDTPDPESLYRLVAGMVNQSKASSGLIWNTFEELEHSALETLDRQLGVPLFPIGPFHKCFPVSTSSLSPQDESCISWLDKQEHKSVLYVSFGSLAAVNETEFLEVAWGLANSKQPFLWVVRPGLIRGSEWLEPLPNGFLETLGGRGHVVKWAPQQQVLAHSAVGAFWTHNGWNSTLESMCEGIPMICMPCFTDQRVNARYVSEIWRVGVQLEKGMERGEIERTIKRLMVEKDGEEIRERVLHLKKAALCLSQGGSSRHSLDRLVHHISSLESFTFQSQ; encoded by the exons ATGGAGAGGCAAAGCAGCAAGGAAATGGAGCAAAGGAAAGGCCGAAGATTGGTGCTGTTTCCTCTACCCTTGCAAGGCCACATAAACCCCATGCTGCACCTGGCCAACATTCTCCATTCCAGGGGCTACTCCATCACCATAATCCACACCAACTTCAACTCTCCCGACCCTTCAAACTACCCTCACTTCACTTTCCATTTCTTCTCCGAAAACTTACCTGAAGATGGCACTTGCGCAACCGATCTCATTGCTTTCCTCTCGCTGCTTAACACGAGATGCGGACCGCCTTTCCGCCAGTGCTTGGCCAATCTGTTGTCTGAAACTTCAGAGGAGCCTGTTGCCTGCTTGATTTCTGATGCTATTCTTTACTTCACTCAAGAAGTTGCAAATGAACTTAAGCTTCCGAGGTTGGTCTTGAGGACTGGTGCTGCCTCCTCCTTTTGTGTTTTCACTGCTTTTCCTCTTCTAAAGGAACGAGGGTACATTCCCATACAAG ATTCTCGACTAGAGGAGCCAGTGGTCGAGCTTCCACCTCTAAGAGTCAAAGACCTTCCAGTCATTGACACACCTGATCCGGAATCTCTTTATCGACTGGTAGCTGGTATGGTCAATCAAAGCAAGGCCTCGTCAGGTCTCATTTGGAACACGTTTGAAGAACTAGAACACTCTGCTCTGGAAACACTAGACCGACAACTTGGGGTCCCACTTTTCCCGATTGGTCCCTTTCATAAATGCTTCCCGGTCTCTACAAGTAGCTTATCACCACAAGACGAAAGTTGTATTTCCTGGTTAGACAAACAAGAGCACAAATCAGTTCTCTATGTTAGCTTTGGAAGTCTTGCGGCAGTAAACGAGACCGAGTTTTTGGAGGTAGCTTGGGGCCTGGCGAACAGCAAGCAGCCATTCTTATGGGTTGTTAGGCCCGGACTAATCCGGGGTTCAGAGTGGCTTGAACCATTGCCAAATGGGTTCTTGGAAACTTTGGGTGGAAGGGGACATGTAGTAAAATGGGCTCCCCAACAGCAAGTCTTGGCTCACTCAGCGGTGGGAGCCTTTTGGACCCATAATGGCTGGAACTCAACATTGGAGAGTATGTGTGAAGGGATCCCTATGATTTGTATGCCATGTTTCACTGACCAAAGGGTTAATGCAAGATATGTAAGTGAGATTTGGAGGGTCGGTGTGCAATTAGAGAAAGGGATGGAGAGAGGGGAAATAGAGAGGACAATCAAAAGATTGATGGTGGAGAAAGACGGGGAAGAGATAAGGGAGAGGGTGTTGCATTTAAAGAAGGCAGCTCTATGCCTGAGTCAAGGTGGTTCTTCAAGACATTCTCTGGATAGATTGGTTCATCACATTTCATCACTGGAATCATTTACTTTCCAAAGtcaataa